A genomic window from Lycium barbarum isolate Lr01 chromosome 4, ASM1917538v2, whole genome shotgun sequence includes:
- the LOC132634692 gene encoding beta-1,6-galactosyltransferase GALT31A isoform X1 has translation MGLKVGGSRSPPYKAGVSSKWVTVLCIASFCFGVFVINRLLTVPGPVRTVDNAISGEHVSQELHPVLKCEKKDNSLVAGYILSQVSKTHDVIMGLDKTIASLEMKLAAARAAKAENEEISTVDRKPVIEPLNNRPKVFLVMGIITAFSSRKRRDSIRETWMPQGEDLRKLEKEKGIIIRFVIGHSATPGGVLDRAIDAEDAQHNDFFRLNHVEGYHELSSKTQLYFSTAVANWDAEFFIKVDDDVHVNLGVVGSLLDRHRSKPRVYVGCMKSGPVLSQKGVKYHEPEYWKFGEEGNKYFRHATGQIYAISKDLATYISINGHILHRYANEDVSLGSWFIGLDIEHIDERSLCCGTPPGKTASGRPKLGTLVLHHSIGAVVEFVNQSKGWKRFTSAAERVMEQYGIPVSENLRLCLILFFVTPIVM, from the exons GTTATCAACAG GTTATTGACAGTGCCTGGTCCAGTTAGAACCGTGGACAATGCTATATCTGGGGAACATGTGTCACAAGAACTTCATCCTGTTCTTAAGTGCGAGAAAAAG GATAATTCTCTGGTAGCAGGATATATTCTCTCCCAAGTTTCAAAAACACATGACGTAATCAT GGGATTGGACAAAACCATAGCTTCTCTGGAAATGAAGCTCGCTGCCGCTAGAGCTGCTAAAGCAGAAAATGAAGAAATATCTACTGTTGATAGGAAACCAGTAATTGAGCCTTTGAATAACCGCCCTAAGGTTTTCTTAGTTATGGGAATCATTACTGCTTTCAGCAGCAGAAAGCGCAGGGATTCAATTAGGGAAACTTGGATGCCTCAAG GGGAGGATCTAAGAAAGTTGGAAAAGGAGAAGGGCATCATCATACGGTTTGTGATAGGGCACAG TGCAACCCCAGGTGGAGTCCTGGATCGTGCTATAGATGCTGAGGATGCACAGCATAATGATTTCTTCCGACTT AATCATGTGGAAGGATATCATGAGCTGTCCTCCAAGACTCAATTATACTTTTCAACTGCAGTGGCAAACTGGGATGCTGAATTCTTTATTAAAGTTGATGATGATGTGCATGTCAATCTCG GTGTTGTTGGTTCATTGTTGGACCGTCATCGATCTAAACCTCGGGTGTATGTTGGTTGCATGAAATCTGGACCTGTTCTCTCGCAGAA AGGAGTGAAGTACCATGAACCGGAATACTGGAAATTTGGTGAGGAGGGAAATAAGTATTTTAGGCATGCAACTGGACAAATATATGCGATCTCCAAGGATTTGGCCACCTACATATCAATCAATGG ACACATTCTCCATAGGTATGCAAATGAAGATGTTTCTCTAGGTTCTTGGTTTATTGGGCTGGATATTGAACATATTGATGAACGAAGTTTGTGCTGTGGAACACCCCCAGGTAAG ACTGCGAGTGGAAGGCCCAAGCTGGGAACACTTGTGCTGCATCATTCGATTGGAGCTGTAGTGGAATTTGTAAATCAGTCGAAAGGATGGAAGAGGTTCACCAGCGCTGCGGAGAGGGTAATGGAGCAATATGGCATACCAGTTTCTGAAAACTTACGATTATGCTTGATTCTTTTCTTTGTTACTCCAATTGTAATGTAA
- the LOC132634693 gene encoding uncharacterized protein LOC132634693: MALVAALLEILQRPTFGEVILELGMFMAPIWIAVLVGVLVGWAWKPKWAKIGPDSFDSSPPTHVAASSSSMLLQNLSSGFASISTLKLQVPSCISWIKETQPPPSISCSSSSSLELEGEKSVVTDADLLYLDGLVEEKDGGHAWIQMMDRSTPNMSYQAWRRDPETGPPQYRSRTVYEDATPEMLRDFFWDDEFRLKWDDMLISAETLEECPTTGTMTVQWVRKFPFFCSDREYIIGRRIWESGRTYYCVTKGVPSSSVPRRSKPRRVDLYYSSWCIRAAESKRDGRMTACEVLLFHYEDMGIPWEIAKLGVRQGMWGAVRKIDPGLRAYQKHRASEDPISQSALMAQVNTKVDIENLRSLGSSSDLSEIEPEDSPEKPAGRSIPRFLVVGGAIALACSLDRGLLTKAVIFGVARRFGGIGKRL, from the exons ATGGCTTTGGTAGCGGCTTTGCTTGAGATTTTACAAAGACCAACTTTTGGGGAAGTAATATTAGAGCTGGGGATGTTTATGGCGCCCATCTGGATTGCTGTTCTTGTTGGGGTGTTGGTGGGATGGGCATGGAAGCCCAAGTGGGCTAAAATTGGGCCCGATTCCTTTGATTCTTCACCTCCAACACATGTTGCTGCTTCCTCTAGCTCGATGCTCCTTCAAAACTTGTCTTCTGGGTTTGCTTCAATTTCAACTCTCAAATTGCAAGTTCCCAGCTGCATTTCTTGGATCAAGGAAACTCAGCCCCCGCCCTCCATTTCATGTTCTAGTTCCAG TTCATTGGAGCTGGAAGGCGAAAAATCAGTAGTAACAGATGCAGACCTTCTTTACTTAGACGGATTGGTTGAAGAGAAAGATGGAGGGCATGCTTGGATTCAGATGATGGACCGTTCTACCCCAAATATGTCCTATCAAGCTTGGCGTAGAGACCCTGAG ACTGGACCACCGCAATATCGCAGCAGAACTGTGTATGAGGATGCCACTCCTGAAATGTTGAGGGATTTCTTCTGGGATGATGAATTTCGATTGAAGTGGGATGACATGCTTATAAGTGCTGAAACATTGGAAGAGTGTCCTACCACTGGAACCATGACGGTTCAGTGGGTACGTAAG TTTCCCTTCTTTTGCAGTGATAGAGAATACATTATAGGCCGTCGGATTTGGGAGTCAGGGCGGACTTACTATTGCGTCACAAAG GGTGTACCAAGCTCCTCTGTTCCCCGTCGCAGCAAACCAAGACGTGTTGATCTTTACTATTCTAGTTGGTGCATTCGCGCAG CCGAATCCAAGAGAGATGGTCGGATGACTGCCTGTGAAGTGTTACTCTTTCATTATGAAGACATGGGTATACCTTGGGAAATTGCAAAACTCGGGGTTAGGCAAGGTATGTGGGGAGCTGTGAGGAAGATCGACCCTGGTTTGCGTGCATACCAGAAACATAGAGCGTCTGAAGACCCAATTTCACAATCTGCACTCATGGCGCAAGTCAACACCAAAGTTGATATTGAGAACCTCAGATCATTGGGGAGCAGCTCCGATCTGTCTGAGATTGAGCCTGAGGATTCGCCTGAGAAGCCTGCTGGAAGGAGCATACCGAGGTTCCTAGTTGTTGGCGGGGCAATCGCCCTTGCTTGTAGTCTTGATCGTGGACTCCTCACAAAAGCTGTTATATTTGGAGTTGCTAGAAGGTTTGGAGGGATTGGCAAAAGGTTGTGA
- the LOC132634692 gene encoding beta-1,6-galactosyltransferase GALT31A isoform X2, with product MGLKVGGSRSPPYKAGVSSKWVTVLCIASFCFGVFVINRLLTVPGPVRTVDNAISGEHVSQELHPVLKCEKKDNSLVAGYILSQVSKTHDVIMGLDKTIASLEMKLAAARAAKAENEEISTVDRKPVIEPLNNRPKVFLVMGIITAFSSRKRRDSIRETWMPQGEDLRKLEKEKGIIIRFVIGHSATPGGVLDRAIDAEDAQHNDFFRLNHVEGYHELSSKTQLYFSTAVANWDAEFFIKVDDDVHVNLGVVGSLLDRHRSKPRVYVGCMKSGPVLSQKGVKYHEPEYWKFGEEGNKYFRHATGQIYAISKDLATYISINGHILHRYANEDVSLGSWFIGLDIEHIDERSLCCGTPPDCEWKAQAGNTCAASFDWSCSGICKSVERMEEVHQRCGEGNGAIWHTSF from the exons GTTATCAACAG GTTATTGACAGTGCCTGGTCCAGTTAGAACCGTGGACAATGCTATATCTGGGGAACATGTGTCACAAGAACTTCATCCTGTTCTTAAGTGCGAGAAAAAG GATAATTCTCTGGTAGCAGGATATATTCTCTCCCAAGTTTCAAAAACACATGACGTAATCAT GGGATTGGACAAAACCATAGCTTCTCTGGAAATGAAGCTCGCTGCCGCTAGAGCTGCTAAAGCAGAAAATGAAGAAATATCTACTGTTGATAGGAAACCAGTAATTGAGCCTTTGAATAACCGCCCTAAGGTTTTCTTAGTTATGGGAATCATTACTGCTTTCAGCAGCAGAAAGCGCAGGGATTCAATTAGGGAAACTTGGATGCCTCAAG GGGAGGATCTAAGAAAGTTGGAAAAGGAGAAGGGCATCATCATACGGTTTGTGATAGGGCACAG TGCAACCCCAGGTGGAGTCCTGGATCGTGCTATAGATGCTGAGGATGCACAGCATAATGATTTCTTCCGACTT AATCATGTGGAAGGATATCATGAGCTGTCCTCCAAGACTCAATTATACTTTTCAACTGCAGTGGCAAACTGGGATGCTGAATTCTTTATTAAAGTTGATGATGATGTGCATGTCAATCTCG GTGTTGTTGGTTCATTGTTGGACCGTCATCGATCTAAACCTCGGGTGTATGTTGGTTGCATGAAATCTGGACCTGTTCTCTCGCAGAA AGGAGTGAAGTACCATGAACCGGAATACTGGAAATTTGGTGAGGAGGGAAATAAGTATTTTAGGCATGCAACTGGACAAATATATGCGATCTCCAAGGATTTGGCCACCTACATATCAATCAATGG ACACATTCTCCATAGGTATGCAAATGAAGATGTTTCTCTAGGTTCTTGGTTTATTGGGCTGGATATTGAACATATTGATGAACGAAGTTTGTGCTGTGGAACACCCCCAG ACTGCGAGTGGAAGGCCCAAGCTGGGAACACTTGTGCTGCATCATTCGATTGGAGCTGTAGTGGAATTTGTAAATCAGTCGAAAGGATGGAAGAGGTTCACCAGCGCTGCGGAGAGGGTAATGGAGCAATATGGCATACCAGTTTCTGA
- the LOC132634692 gene encoding beta-1,6-galactosyltransferase GALT31A isoform X3 produces the protein MWLLTVPGPVRTVDNAISGEHVSQELHPVLKCEKKDNSLVAGYILSQVSKTHDVIMGLDKTIASLEMKLAAARAAKAENEEISTVDRKPVIEPLNNRPKVFLVMGIITAFSSRKRRDSIRETWMPQGEDLRKLEKEKGIIIRFVIGHSATPGGVLDRAIDAEDAQHNDFFRLNHVEGYHELSSKTQLYFSTAVANWDAEFFIKVDDDVHVNLGVVGSLLDRHRSKPRVYVGCMKSGPVLSQKGVKYHEPEYWKFGEEGNKYFRHATGQIYAISKDLATYISINGHILHRYANEDVSLGSWFIGLDIEHIDERSLCCGTPPGKTASGRPKLGTLVLHHSIGAVVEFVNQSKGWKRFTSAAERVMEQYGIPVSENLRLCLILFFVTPIVM, from the exons ATGTG GTTATTGACAGTGCCTGGTCCAGTTAGAACCGTGGACAATGCTATATCTGGGGAACATGTGTCACAAGAACTTCATCCTGTTCTTAAGTGCGAGAAAAAG GATAATTCTCTGGTAGCAGGATATATTCTCTCCCAAGTTTCAAAAACACATGACGTAATCAT GGGATTGGACAAAACCATAGCTTCTCTGGAAATGAAGCTCGCTGCCGCTAGAGCTGCTAAAGCAGAAAATGAAGAAATATCTACTGTTGATAGGAAACCAGTAATTGAGCCTTTGAATAACCGCCCTAAGGTTTTCTTAGTTATGGGAATCATTACTGCTTTCAGCAGCAGAAAGCGCAGGGATTCAATTAGGGAAACTTGGATGCCTCAAG GGGAGGATCTAAGAAAGTTGGAAAAGGAGAAGGGCATCATCATACGGTTTGTGATAGGGCACAG TGCAACCCCAGGTGGAGTCCTGGATCGTGCTATAGATGCTGAGGATGCACAGCATAATGATTTCTTCCGACTT AATCATGTGGAAGGATATCATGAGCTGTCCTCCAAGACTCAATTATACTTTTCAACTGCAGTGGCAAACTGGGATGCTGAATTCTTTATTAAAGTTGATGATGATGTGCATGTCAATCTCG GTGTTGTTGGTTCATTGTTGGACCGTCATCGATCTAAACCTCGGGTGTATGTTGGTTGCATGAAATCTGGACCTGTTCTCTCGCAGAA AGGAGTGAAGTACCATGAACCGGAATACTGGAAATTTGGTGAGGAGGGAAATAAGTATTTTAGGCATGCAACTGGACAAATATATGCGATCTCCAAGGATTTGGCCACCTACATATCAATCAATGG ACACATTCTCCATAGGTATGCAAATGAAGATGTTTCTCTAGGTTCTTGGTTTATTGGGCTGGATATTGAACATATTGATGAACGAAGTTTGTGCTGTGGAACACCCCCAGGTAAG ACTGCGAGTGGAAGGCCCAAGCTGGGAACACTTGTGCTGCATCATTCGATTGGAGCTGTAGTGGAATTTGTAAATCAGTCGAAAGGATGGAAGAGGTTCACCAGCGCTGCGGAGAGGGTAATGGAGCAATATGGCATACCAGTTTCTGAAAACTTACGATTATGCTTGATTCTTTTCTTTGTTACTCCAATTGTAATGTAA